From Synechococcales cyanobacterium CNB:
CTCAACGCCGCGGGTGACCTCGGATGCACCACCACCACCAGCGGCCTCTCCTGGAAACTCCCCGGCCGCGTCGGCGATTCACCCCTCATCGGCTGCGGTCTCTACTGCGATAACGCCGTCGGCTCCGCAGGCTCCACCGGCCGCGGCGAGGCTGTCATCCAGACACTCGGCGCCTACGAGATCGTCCGCTCCATGGACGACGGCCTTACCCCCACCGAAGCCTGCCTCAAGGCCTGCAAACGCATCGTCGACCGCACCCGCGAGCCGCGACTCCTCGACGACCAGGGCCGACCCAACTTCAGCGTTTCCTTCTATGCACTCCGAAAAGACGGCGCATACGGCGGCGCGTGCATCCGGAAAGGCGGTACCTTCGCCGTCCAGGACGGCCAGGGCGCACGCGTCCTCCCCTGCGAGTGGCTGTTCGAGAGATGAACAATGCGCGGGCGCGCCACCGACCTCGGCTGCTGTGAGCCGAAATCGGTGGGATGCGCATCCGTCCAGCGCGCAGCACATCGAGGTCGCAGAGCCGACCTCGGTGGCACGATCGGTTGCTGCGATCGACGTCTCGAACGGCCGGATCACATCTTCACCACCACCAGGTCGAACACCGTCGGCAGCAGCATGAACGTGTCCGGGTCCGCCGACGCCTCCGCCCACGCATGCTCGAACGCACCCCGTTCCGCCGCGCTCACGTACCCCATCTTCTCCAGCCGCGGCAGGAAACTCCGCCAGAACGAGTCCGGCCAGTGCCACATGCTCTCCCCCGGCCTCGCCAGAACCTTCGTCGGCCGCAGCAGTTCCACGCGGAAGCCGTGCTCCCGGAACAGCCCCGGCAGACTCGCCATCACGTCCGGGTCGCCCTTGCGGTCGCGCCAACTCCGCACCACCGCCCGTATCACCGTGTCGAACGCCTCCCGCCGCGGCGCGAGCGTGATCGACGCGTAGTTGAAGTAGTCCTGCACCGCCACGCGACCGCCCGGCCGAACCAGCCCCGCCAACCCGCGCACCACGGCCTCCGGGTCCGGCACAAAGCACAGCACCCACCGCGCATACGCCAGGTCGAACGACGCCTCCGGCAGCCCCGCCGACCCGAGGTCCGTCGCGTCGCCCACCCGGAAGTCCGCGTGTGCGAAGCCCAGCAGCGCCGCCCGGGCGCGCGCAAACTCAAGAAACGGCTCCGACTCATCCACGCCCACCAGCGCGCCCGTCGAACCGACGATCTGCGCCAGTTCCAACGACGCATACCCCGGCCCGCACCCCACGTCCAGCACCCGCATCCCCGGCCGGATGCCCGCCGCCTGCCACAATGCGTGGGCCGTGTCCGACCACAGGCGGTGCTGAAACCCCAGCCGGGCGAGTTCGGCCTCGTCCGTGCCGAGCACGTATTCGCGGCGTGCCGTGTCGCTCACGACAAACCATAGGCAAAGACCGCTCTCTCACCATCAGGCTTGCCGCGGCCAGTCCGCC
This genomic window contains:
- a CDS encoding methyltransferase domain-containing protein, which translates into the protein MSDTARREYVLGTDEAELARLGFQHRLWSDTAHALWQAAGIRPGMRVLDVGCGPGYASLELAQIVGSTGALVGVDESEPFLEFARARAALLGFAHADFRVGDATDLGSAGLPEASFDLAYARWVLCFVPDPEAVVRGLAGLVRPGGRVAVQDYFNYASITLAPRREAFDTVIRAVVRSWRDRKGDPDVMASLPGLFREHGFRVELLRPTKVLARPGESMWHWPDSFWRSFLPRLEKMGYVSAAERGAFEHAWAEASADPDTFMLLPTVFDLVVVKM